A region from the Variovorax sp. RKNM96 genome encodes:
- a CDS encoding superoxide dismutase: protein MPYTLPALPYAFDALEPHIDAQTMEIHHGKHHQTYVNNLNAAVEDTPHEGTPVEQLIVDIDRLPEALRAPVRNNGGGHANHSLFWTVMAPVGQGGGGTPTGDLAKAIDADLGGFDAFKEAFTKAALTRFGSGWAWLGVAKGGKLAVESSGNQDSPLMRGIGSGNTPILGLDVWEHAYYLKYQNRRPEYMAAFYNVVNWAEVARRHAAAIAAGR, encoded by the coding sequence GTGCCGTACACCCTGCCAGCCTTGCCCTATGCCTTCGATGCGCTCGAACCGCACATCGACGCGCAGACGATGGAAATCCACCATGGCAAGCACCACCAGACCTACGTGAACAACCTCAACGCGGCCGTCGAGGACACGCCGCATGAAGGCACGCCGGTCGAGCAACTGATCGTCGACATCGACCGACTGCCCGAGGCGCTGCGCGCGCCGGTGCGCAACAACGGCGGCGGCCATGCCAACCACAGCCTGTTCTGGACCGTGATGGCGCCCGTCGGCCAGGGCGGCGGCGGCACGCCCACGGGCGACCTCGCCAAGGCCATCGACGCCGACCTGGGCGGTTTCGATGCCTTCAAGGAAGCTTTCACCAAGGCCGCGCTCACGCGCTTCGGCAGCGGGTGGGCCTGGCTCGGGGTCGCCAAGGGCGGCAAGCTCGCGGTGGAGAGCAGCGGCAACCAGGACAGCCCGCTGATGCGCGGCATCGGCTCGGGCAACACGCCGATCCTCGGGCTCGACGTGTGGGAGCACGCCTACTACCTCAAGTACCAGAATCGCCGCCCTGAATACATGGCGGCGTTCTACAACGTCGTGAACTGGGCCGAGGTGGCCCGCCGCCACGCCGCCGCGATCGCCGCCGGCCGCTGA